The sequence below is a genomic window from Microbulbifer hydrolyticus.
TGCTGGAAGTCACTATCCAGCGCGAGGGCAAAGTGCACCGCATTGGCTTCCAGAACGGTGACAAGGCCTCAGACCTCGAAGTGGTCGGTGAGTGTGGCAAACGCACCACCGGGACCAGTGTGCGCTTTCTCCCGGACCCGAAGTACTTCGACTCCTACAAGTTTTCCGTACCGCGCCTGCGCCACCTGTTGCGGGCGAAAGCGGTACTCTGCCCCGGCCTGAATGTCACGTTTATCAATGAGCAGGATGGCGAATCCGACCAGTGGTACTACGAGGACGGTCTCAAGGACTACCTCGCGGCAGCAAACCAGGGATGGGAAGTGCTGCCGGCGGAGCCCTTTATCGGTAACTTCTCGGCGCAGACCGAGGCGGCCGACTGGGCGGTGCAGTGGTTGCCGGAGGGCGGTGAGGTTACCGTCGAGTCCTACGTGAACTTGATTCCTACCGCCCAGGGCGGCACCCACGTGAACGGCTTGCGCGCCGGCCTGCTCGATGCCATGCGCGAGTACTGTGAAATCCGCAACCTGCTGCCGCGCGGGGTCAAACTCGGGCCGGAAGATATCTGGAGCCAGTGCTCCTATGTGCTTTCCGCCAAGCTTGCGGACCCGCAGTTTTCCGGGCAGACCAAGGAGCGCCTGAGCTCCCGCGAAGCCACCGCATTTATTTCCGGCGTGGCCAAGGACGCGTTTGGTTTGTGGTTGAACCAGCATACCGAAGACGGCGACAAGCTCGCCGAGCTGTGCATCGGCAATGCGCAAAAACGTCTGCGTTCCGCCAAGAAAGTCGCGCGCAAAAAAGTTACCCAGGGCCCGGCGCTGCCCGGCAAGCTCGCCGATTGCTCCAGTGGTGACGCCACCCGCTCGGAACTGTTCCTGGTGGAAGGGGACTCTGCCGGCGGTTCTGCCAAGCAGGCGCGCGACCGCGAGTTTCAGGCGATCATGCCCCTGCGCGGCAAGATCCTGAATACCTGGGAAGTGGATTCCAGCGAGATCCTGGCCAGCCAGGAAGTCCACGATATCGCCGTTGCCCTCGGTGTCGACCCCGGCAGCGACAACCTGGAGGGGCTGCGCTACAGCAAGATCTGTATTCTCGCGGATGCGGACTCCGATGGCTTGCACATTGCCACGCTCCTGTGCGCATTGTTCCTGCGCCATTTCCGTCCGCTGGTAACCAGTGGCCACGTTTACGTCGCCATGCCGCCACTTTTCCGTATCGATATCGGTAAAGATGTTTACTATGCGCTGGACGATGCCGAACGCCAGGGGATTCTCGACCGCATTGCGGCAGAGAAAAAGAAAGGCAAAATCCAGGTTACCCGCTTCAAGGGCCTCGGTGAAATGAACCCGCTGCAGCTGCGCGAAACCACCATGGATCCGAATACCCGCCGGTTGGTTCAGCTGTTTATCGAAGACGGGGATAACAGCAACCAGCTGCTGGATATGCTGCTCGCGAAAAAACGGGCCGGCGACCGCAAGCAGTGGTTGGAGAGCAAGGGCAACCTTGCCGAAGTGAGTTGAACAGAAAGCCCCGAATTCCGGGGCTTTTTTTATGAATTTAGCCGGTGAAACCGGTGTGTCCGCTAGTGGGCTGGCTCTGTCCTGGATCGGATTCGACCTTACTCCAGTTGCTCCCGGATAAACCGGATCATATCGTCCAGCGTATCTGGAGCGTCCGCGGCAAAACAGTTGCCGAGGTACTCGTTACACCCTGTATCCAGAAAGGCATGATTCTTCCCCGTGTACTCCTTGTATTCCACCCTCTGCCCTGCTGATTTCAACTTCTCTGCAAAAGCTCGCACTGCTTCAGGCGGCGTTGTGGTGTCGCGGCTACCCACGTGAACGAACATCGGTGGCAGGGTGCGCTGACGGGTATCGGGAATCAGATGGATGGGGGAGGCTGCCCGGTATAGCTCCGGGTGTGTATCGACACTGAAGTCGCGACCAAAGATGCCGCGCGGTTCGGCGCCGGCCATTTGCCAGAAAAAGTTATCGGCAGACTCGAATCCATTTTGCGTTCTATCGTCCATGTCAAAAGCGCCGTAGCTGAATACCGCGGCCTGCACTTCCATTTCCCCATTTTCAGCGATCTGTTCCGGTGTTTTCCCCGCTGGAATATACGTCGGCCGGAATGCCAGATTGTCCGATGTGAACGGCTTGCTGCTGAGGTTGTTGGCGGCCAGTACGACCATGGCACTCAGGTGGCCGCCGGCGCTGTCGCCGGTAACGGCGATGCGTTCAGGGTCGCCCTTGTATTGTGAAATATGCTCTTTCACCCACAGGATACCGCCGAGGGCATCTTCGACGATGTCGTCGAGGGTGGTGGTGTTGTGGTTATCGCCGAGCAGGCGATAGTTCATGTTTGCCACCACAAATCCGCCATGCTCGGCCAGGTAGCGGGCGGTGGATTCCATGATGCTGTTGTCGTTGATCAGCCAGCCGCCACCGTGGTAAATCAGGACGACCGGGTAGTGTTTGTCCCCGGTGTCCGGCACGAATATGTCTGCGGTGAGCGTTTTATTGCCGGCCTGTACCCAGGGAACATCTCGGTACTCGATCAGTTGACGGTGTTTTTCGGCAGATGTAGAGGCTTGCGTTGCCACGGTCGCGGTGAGTCCGGCGAGCAGCAGGAAACCGGCAATTAGAACGGAGTGGAAAGGCGTTGTCCTGAACATGAGTGGCCTCACTTTTTATGATGGGGCCACTCTACTGGGCGGGGTGGGGAAATACCAGATTCTGTCCGCTTGGTGTTATCCCACTTCGGCAGGGTGGGACGCGCGCTCTTCGGTTGCTGTGCGCGCATGTGCTTTCGCCAGGCGCCGCCCGTAGGCCGCGAGCAGGAAGCCCAAGGGGAACATGATGACACCGTAGATCGCAGATGGCACGGACATGTCGCTGGAGTGCAGCAGAGTAAGGGTAACCATCAGACCGAGGGTGCCATTCTTGATGCCCAGTTCCGTGGCCACCGCGAGGCGCTCGCGGTTACCAAGCCCGGCCGCACGCGTGCTCAGCAGGCCGATCGCAATACCCAAAACGTTGAGGGCGATGGTGGCGGGCCCGGCCTGAAACAGCAGGTCGACAAAACGGTCACGCATGCCGTAGACGATACCAACAATGAGAGCGGCAAGAACTACCCCGCCGAAGATGCTCACCACCCCTTCGGCCCGTGCCGCCAGGGCGGGGCGCTGCGCTTTGATTCCCATACCAATGGACACCGGCAAGAGTACGATGGCGGACAGCATCAGAACGGTTTTGCCCAATGGCAGCGCGATCTGCTGTTGGGTGCCAAAGTAGAAGTTAAGTGCGAGGTTGGCGAACAGAGGCAGGCTCATGATGGTGATCAGGCTCGCAGAAACCGTCAGAACAATGGACAGGGCGACATTGCCCTTGGCCAGCAGGGTAAACAGATTGGATGTGGTGCCGCCGGGGCAGGCGGCAATAATCACCAGGCCCACGGCCATAGCGGGCGGTAGCTGCAGGGCCCATGCCAGGGCGAAGGCTGCGAGTGGCATGATGAGTATCTGGGCGATAGTGCCGAGGATCAGCCCGCGGGGCTTTACCGTGACCTGATGAAAGTCGCGCGCGGTGAGTGTCATACCAATCCCGACCATGATGATGAACAGGGAAAGGGGGAGGCCGATTGAGATGAGTGGGCCGGATTCCATGGGAACCTCCGAATTTATTATTAGAACCTATTTTATATAGCCCAAACTGGCGTAGCTTCAATCTGTTGGCAAGCTTTTCGAGGGTCAGTTTTGCAGGAGGTTGAACTTTGACGGGTTGCGCTTCAGCGGGATACAGAAACGGCGGGCTGGGTGCCCGCCGTCAGTCCTCTGTCAGATCTAGCTTCACATCAGTGAAGGCTGAGCGAGTAACGCAGGGTCGTGTAGTCGCGCGGATCCGCTTTGCACGCGAACCCCAGTTCACGCGCTACGTGGTCGATCGCGTTATTGCCGGCGGACTCGATGGAATAGATCTCATCCAGACCATCCGCTTTGGCTGCATCCACCAGCTCCCGCAACAGCATCTTGCCGAGGCCGAGTTTTTGCCAGCTGTCGGCAACCACAACGGCACATTCGCAGGAGTGCCCGTCAGGATCGCAGGCGAAGTTGGCGACCCCCACCGCGTGCTCGACGCCTCGATCATCCCGGTGCAGGGCAATAAAGGCCTCGTGCTGTGCGTCATTGTCGGTGAGGATGCGTATCAACTGCTGGCTGACTCGCCCGATACCACCGAGAAAGCGCATGCGGCTGGAGTCTGCGGACAGGCTCTCAATCATTTCCCGTTCCAGGTCACCGTCGGAGGCCCTTACCGGGCGGATGCTGACTTCGCGGCCGTCGCTCAGGGTGTGGCGAACTTCGCCACCATCGAGACTTGAGCCCGTAAACTCCTGTCGCGACGGCCCTATCGTTGTGGAAGTGCGTGTCGTGTCAGACATGATTTACCCTCCCCGTTTTTACCGTGGAGAAATAGTACGGTCCCGCGTTTTCCGTCAAAAGGTTCCACAGGGCTGCGTGCGAGAAACCTCGGGAAAAATGCTCCCGGCACAACTTTGCAAATAAAACTGGGCAGTCTGCCGCGCTGTGTTATAGTGCCGCGGCTGGCATGATTGCCAGTTGCGTCATCTGTAGGCCGGATTGGTTTTCGGCTCATTTCTAGAACACTGTACTAACCAGTGTGTCTGAACCCTTTCTACTGAATGCCGCACCCGGTCAGGTTGGAATATCTGGCCATCGCCTCTGGCGGCAACCTATCTCCCTCCGTGGAACATCGGCCCCACAATGGCGCCGGCGGACTGAGTATTCCAATTTCTGCCCAGAGTAAAAACACTCGGGTGTAACAGCGGGCTGGTGTGATCGTTCCCCCGGCCGCTCTCAAGAAAGAATTTCTATGTTATTTGAAGATCTCGGCCTCGCGCCGGAAATTGCCCGCGCTGTTGCGGAGCAGGGCTATACCAAACCCACCCCGATTCAGGAGCAGGCCATTCCCGTGGTCATGCGCGGTGGCGACGTGATGGCGGCGGCACAGACCGGTACCGGCAAAACCGCTGGCTTTACCTTGCCTCTGTTGCACAAACTGAATGCCGGTGAGCGCGCGCGCAATAATCAGGTGCGCGCCCTGGTGCTGACGCCAACGCGCGAGCTGGCGGCACAGGTTTTCGACAACGTCCAGAGCTACAGCCAGCACCTGCCCATGCGTCACTCGGTGGTATTCGGCGGGGTAAAAATCAATCCGCAGATGATGCGCCTGCGCAGCGGTGCGGATATCCTGGTTGCTACACCGGGGCGCTTGCTGGACCTGTACAACCAGCGCGCTATAAAGTTCGACAAGCTGGAAACCCTGGTGCTCGACGAAGCTGACCGTATGCTGGATATGGGCTTCATCCACGACATCAAGAAAATCCTGCGGGTACTGCCGCCCAAGCGTCAGAACCTGCTTTTCTCCGCGACTTTCTCCCCCGAAATCCGCACCCTGGCCAAGGGCCTGGTGAACGACCCGGTGGAGATCGATGTAAGCCCGCGTAACAGCACCACCAAGACCGTGAGCCAGAAGCTGCACCCGGTGGATAAGTCCCGCAAGGCGTCGCTGCTGTGTCACCTGATCAAGGAAAACGGCTGGCACCAGGCGCTGGTGTTCAGCCGCACCAAACACGGAGCCAACCGTCTGGCCAAGCAGCTTGAGCAGAGCCGGATTCCGGCGGCGGCGATTCACGGCAACAAGAGCCAGAATGCACGCACCAAAGCCCTGGCAGACTTCAAAAGCGGCAAAGTACAGATCCTGGTAGCGACGGATATTGCCGCACGCGGTATCGATATCGATCAGTTGCCACAGGTGGTCAACTTCGACCTGCCGAATGTGCCGGAAGATTATGTGCATCGTATCGGCCGTACCGGCCGTGCCGGTGCCAGCGGCCAGGCGGTTTCGCTGGTTTCTGCGGATGAGGCCAAGCAGCTCTGGGATATCGAGAAGCTGATCAAGAAGCCGATCGAGCGCGAAGAAATTGATGGCTTTGAGCCGGATCACCAGCTGCCGGCCTCTGGCGGTAAACCCGGCAAGGGCAATCAGGTGCGTCGCGGTGGTGCCAAGCCGGCGGCGAGAAGTGGCGGCAACAATAGCGCTGGCCGCAGCGGCAAGAGTGACGGTCAGTCGGCGGGTCGCGGAAACGGCCGCGGTGGCAATGGAAGTCGCGGCAATGGCAACGGTGGCAACCGCAGCAGCGCGCCCTCTGGCAACAGCGGCAATCGCCGTCGTCGTCCCCAGTCCGCGTAAGCACTGTATGGCTGACGCTTAGGCGATAGACACAAAAAAGGCGATCATTGATCGCCTTTTTTGTACCTGCGAATTACCGACTTTTTTTACTGGCAAAGTAGTCCAGCGTTAACTGGGTAATCGCCCTGGTGCCGATTGCCAGTGCACTTTCATCCACATAAAAGCGCGGTGAGTGGTTGCTCGCCGCGGTGGCGGGGTCGGTGCCCTTCGGGGTTACCCCGAGAAAATAGTAGAAACCGGGAATTTCATTGGCGAAGAAGGAAAAGTCCTCGGCGCCGGTAATTTTCGGGATCACCATCACCTTGTCGGCACCCGCGGCTGCCTTCAGTGCCGGAATCGCCGCTTCGGTCAGCTCGGGATTGTTCACCGTTACCGGGTAGCCTTCCAGGATCTCTACTTCCGCCTTGGCGCCGCTGCTCTCGGCAATTTTCTCCGCGGTGACCTTGAGGCGTTTGAAGATCTCCTGGCGGTTATCCATGTCGAAATTGCGGATGGTGCCATTGAGGTAGACGCTGTCGGGGATGATATTGTTGCGCACTCCGCCGTCGATCACACCAAAGGAGACCACGGCGGGTTCCTTGGTGATGTCAATCTGGCGGCTGACCAGAGTCTGGGTACCCATGACAATCTGTGCGGCGGCGGTGATAGGGTCGACACCGCCCCAAGGGCGTGAGCCGTGAGTCTGGCGGCCTTTTACGTTGATACGGAATTCATCGGAACTGGCCATCAGTGGGCCAGAGCGGTAACCGATCACCCCAACGGGCAGGCTGGAGGTCACATGCTGGCCAAAGGCCACCTCCGGTTTGTATTTCTTGAACAGCCCCTCTTTCAGCATCAGTTCCGCACCGCCTTCCTCACCGTCTGGCGCGCCCTCTTCCGCGGGCTGGAAAATAAACAGTACGTTGCCAGCCAGCTCATCGCGCATTCCCGCGAGTACCTGCGCGGCCCCCATCAGCATGGCGACATGGGTGTCGTGGCCACAGGCGTGCATTACGCCCACTTCTTCACCGTTATATTCGGTCTTTGCCCTGGAGGCGAAGGGAATATCCACTTGCTCGGTCACCGGCAGTGCGTCCATGTCGGCGCGCAGGGCGACGGTCGGGCCGGGTTTGCCGCCCTTGAGCAAGCCGATCACGCCGGTGTGGGCGATGCCGGTCTCGACCTCCATACCGAGGGATTTGAGATGCGCGGTAATGTATTTCGCGGTCTCAAACTCGCGGTTGCCCAGCTCCGGGTTCTGGTGCAGGTGGCGGCGCCATTCGATAACGTCGTCTTGTGTTTGTGCGAGGCGTTTGTCTGCGTCGGGGCTTTGTGCGAGCACTGCGGTGGAGGCGAGCGCGAGAGGTGCCAGGGAGGCGAAGGAAAGGGCGATAAGTGTCTTTTTCAAGGGGTTATTATTCACAAGGACGTCCTGTTTTGCAGTGCATGGGCTGCCTGAAAGCAAACCATGCACTGCGCCGGGAATCAATCCTTGTTGGCGATGCTACTCCCCACCCGCTCGGCGAAATGCGCCACGCCTTCTCCGGTAACATCGACTTTCCGGATTGACCGGTCCTTTATTTTTTAGGGGCGGACCGATTGTGTCGGGTGCGCCACAAAAAGAAACCGCGCCGGAGGGCGCGGTTTCTCAA
It includes:
- the parE gene encoding DNA topoisomerase IV subunit B; the encoded protein is MANYSAEDIEVLTGLDPVKKRPGMYTETTRPNHLAQEVIDNSVDEALAGHAKKIEVVLHKDHSISVSDDGRGMPVDIHPEQGRPGVEVILSTLHAGGKFSKDNYQFSGGLHGVGVSVVNALSKVLEVTIQREGKVHRIGFQNGDKASDLEVVGECGKRTTGTSVRFLPDPKYFDSYKFSVPRLRHLLRAKAVLCPGLNVTFINEQDGESDQWYYEDGLKDYLAAANQGWEVLPAEPFIGNFSAQTEAADWAVQWLPEGGEVTVESYVNLIPTAQGGTHVNGLRAGLLDAMREYCEIRNLLPRGVKLGPEDIWSQCSYVLSAKLADPQFSGQTKERLSSREATAFISGVAKDAFGLWLNQHTEDGDKLAELCIGNAQKRLRSAKKVARKKVTQGPALPGKLADCSSGDATRSELFLVEGDSAGGSAKQARDREFQAIMPLRGKILNTWEVDSSEILASQEVHDIAVALGVDPGSDNLEGLRYSKICILADADSDGLHIATLLCALFLRHFRPLVTSGHVYVAMPPLFRIDIGKDVYYALDDAERQGILDRIAAEKKKGKIQVTRFKGLGEMNPLQLRETTMDPNTRRLVQLFIEDGDNSNQLLDMLLAKKRAGDRKQWLESKGNLAEVS
- a CDS encoding alpha/beta hydrolase, with amino-acid sequence MFRTTPFHSVLIAGFLLLAGLTATVATQASTSAEKHRQLIEYRDVPWVQAGNKTLTADIFVPDTGDKHYPVVLIYHGGGWLINDNSIMESTARYLAEHGGFVVANMNYRLLGDNHNTTTLDDIVEDALGGILWVKEHISQYKGDPERIAVTGDSAGGHLSAMVVLAANNLSSKPFTSDNLAFRPTYIPAGKTPEQIAENGEMEVQAAVFSYGAFDMDDRTQNGFESADNFFWQMAGAEPRGIFGRDFSVDTHPELYRAASPIHLIPDTRQRTLPPMFVHVGSRDTTTPPEAVRAFAEKLKSAGQRVEYKEYTGKNHAFLDTGCNEYLGNCFAADAPDTLDDMIRFIREQLE
- a CDS encoding bile acid:sodium symporter family protein produces the protein MESGPLISIGLPLSLFIIMVGIGMTLTARDFHQVTVKPRGLILGTIAQILIMPLAAFALAWALQLPPAMAVGLVIIAACPGGTTSNLFTLLAKGNVALSIVLTVSASLITIMSLPLFANLALNFYFGTQQQIALPLGKTVLMLSAIVLLPVSIGMGIKAQRPALAARAEGVVSIFGGVVLAALIVGIVYGMRDRFVDLLFQAGPATIALNVLGIAIGLLSTRAAGLGNRERLAVATELGIKNGTLGLMVTLTLLHSSDMSVPSAIYGVIMFPLGFLLAAYGRRLAKAHARTATEERASHPAEVG
- a CDS encoding GNAT family N-acetyltransferase, yielding MSDTTRTSTTIGPSRQEFTGSSLDGGEVRHTLSDGREVSIRPVRASDGDLEREMIESLSADSSRMRFLGGIGRVSQQLIRILTDNDAQHEAFIALHRDDRGVEHAVGVANFACDPDGHSCECAVVVADSWQKLGLGKMLLRELVDAAKADGLDEIYSIESAGNNAIDHVARELGFACKADPRDYTTLRYSLSLH
- a CDS encoding DEAD/DEAH box helicase, which encodes MLFEDLGLAPEIARAVAEQGYTKPTPIQEQAIPVVMRGGDVMAAAQTGTGKTAGFTLPLLHKLNAGERARNNQVRALVLTPTRELAAQVFDNVQSYSQHLPMRHSVVFGGVKINPQMMRLRSGADILVATPGRLLDLYNQRAIKFDKLETLVLDEADRMLDMGFIHDIKKILRVLPPKRQNLLFSATFSPEIRTLAKGLVNDPVEIDVSPRNSTTKTVSQKLHPVDKSRKASLLCHLIKENGWHQALVFSRTKHGANRLAKQLEQSRIPAAAIHGNKSQNARTKALADFKSGKVQILVATDIAARGIDIDQLPQVVNFDLPNVPEDYVHRIGRTGRAGASGQAVSLVSADEAKQLWDIEKLIKKPIEREEIDGFEPDHQLPASGGKPGKGNQVRRGGAKPAARSGGNNSAGRSGKSDGQSAGRGNGRGGNGSRGNGNGGNRSSAPSGNSGNRRRRPQSA
- a CDS encoding M20 family metallopeptidase; translation: MNNNPLKKTLIALSFASLAPLALASTAVLAQSPDADKRLAQTQDDVIEWRRHLHQNPELGNREFETAKYITAHLKSLGMEVETGIAHTGVIGLLKGGKPGPTVALRADMDALPVTEQVDIPFASRAKTEYNGEEVGVMHACGHDTHVAMLMGAAQVLAGMRDELAGNVLFIFQPAEEGAPDGEEGGAELMLKEGLFKKYKPEVAFGQHVTSSLPVGVIGYRSGPLMASSDEFRINVKGRQTHGSRPWGGVDPITAAAQIVMGTQTLVSRQIDITKEPAVVSFGVIDGGVRNNIIPDSVYLNGTIRNFDMDNRQEIFKRLKVTAEKIAESSGAKAEVEILEGYPVTVNNPELTEAAIPALKAAAGADKVMVIPKITGAEDFSFFANEIPGFYYFLGVTPKGTDPATAASNHSPRFYVDESALAIGTRAITQLTLDYFASKKSR